TTGATCGACATGCATGAACAGGCCTGCGTTTTTTTTCAGGAGCAACTGCAGAAACCGGAATCGGCTGGAGCCCGGGAATATTTAGCCGGACGCGGCCTGGACCAGCAAACCATCACGCAGTTCCGCATTGGCTATGCGCCGGATTCAGGCTTTCTGCTGCGCGATCGCCTCAAAAATAATTTCGATGAGGAAGCCTTGAAAGAATCTGGCCTGCTTTCCTGGAAGCCGGATGGCGGCGACAAAGCGCCGATGTATTCCAGATTTCGCAACCGCATCATGTTTCCCATCGCCAGCGAGGCGGGCAAAATCATCGCATTCACCGGACGCACCTTAAGCACTGACGACAAAGCCGGACCAAAATATCTGAATTCGCCGGAGACCGCCATCTATTCCAAGTCGCGGGTGCTCTTCAACCTGGACCGTGCGCGGGAACACATTCGCAAATTTGATTATGCCATCCTGGTTGAAGGACAGATGGATTGCATCTCGGTGTTTGCCGCTGGATTTCAAAACGTGATTGCCAGTTCGGGAACAGCTTTTACCGAGAGCCAGGTGCGGCTGCTGGCGCGCTATAGCAAGAGGATCCTGGTGAATTTCGATCCGGATACGGCCGGCGCAGCCGCCGCTGAGCGCTCCCTCGGACTGCTGGTTGCTGAAGACTTCCGCATCAAGGTGCTCACGCTGGAGCCGGGGTACGATCCGGATTTGTACATCCGCAAGCGCGGCAAAGATGCTTATGGAGCCGCCTTGAAGAGCGCGCCGGATTACTTTGACTACCTCATGGAGCGCGCCCGCGCCCAGTTCCGGGTACAGACCTCCCAAGGCAAAGTGCAAGCCGTGAATTTTCTTCTGCCGCATCTGCAACGCGTGCACAACAACATTCAACGGGATGAACTGGCCGCGGACATGGCGCAAAAGCTGGGCATCGATTCCGCATTGTTACGTCAGGAGTTGAAACACTCAGTCAACACGCGCGCGGGCAGCATCAAGACGCCGGCGGAGCCGCAGGTCAATGAGGCCGAAAAGATTGTGGTTCGGGTGCTGAGTTCGCGTGAGGAAAGAGAGTTGAGCGTGAAAATTCACGATATTTTTTCCGCGGAACTCTTGCACCAGGGGCTGACATGTGAATCACTGATCAACGCCCTGCTGGCTTCGAGTACTCCCGATGATCCTATGAACCTTGAGTTGAATGAAGGCGACCGGCGCTTGTTAGCTTCGATCCTGATGAACGAAACCCAGGAAGAGTTATCGCCTCAACTTGCCGAGCAGGCCCTGCATGCCCTTCGCCGCCAGCGCATGGAGCGGCAACAGCGCACACTGAAGGCACAGATCGCCGAAGCCGAACGCAAACAGGATTCGGCAACCCTCGCCCGCCTGATGCAGGAAAAACTGGCCCTCGACCGCTCTCTTTCGGAACGAAAGTAACGGATGTGCTTTGAACTGATTTTTAAAAAATCCGCGTAATCCGTGAAATCCGCGGTAAGCTTTTGTTTAAAGTCAAAGTGGTATCATCCTGGTATCAAATCATTGATTTCTCAGAAATTGCAGGCCATGATTGTGCTAGACGTGTGTTTACGTCCGGCATTCCAGAATGCGGCGGGTTTAGCCGAAGCGCGAAGTGGCACGGATCGCGCGAACGTAGCGAGTTGGGATTTCCCAATAAGCCCGAAGAAGCTCTTTGAAATCTCGAAAAAAAGTGCCGAGGTTCCCCAGAAGCGCCCTGCGGATGATATCTATTCAGTAAATACCCAACTATCTCAGCAAGTGCCGACCACGAAAGCGGTTTTCCTCAATAAATACGCATAGATCACACCGGTTCAGGTACCCCGGAACACTAGCCAGCAAGTGGGGTGGGGCGCTGGCTTTTTGGCCATCCCGACCGTATCAAACT
The DNA window shown above is from Terriglobales bacterium and carries:
- the dnaG gene encoding DNA primase, which codes for MANPGDFAYTVKQQADIVRVIGEYVKLKKAGAQNFSGLCPFHNEKTPSFSVHATRQFYHCFGCGVSGDVFSFVQKIENITFPEAVRAIAQKLGIAIPKQTPASPAEAKEARLRGALIDMHEQACVFFQEQLQKPESAGAREYLAGRGLDQQTITQFRIGYAPDSGFLLRDRLKNNFDEEALKESGLLSWKPDGGDKAPMYSRFRNRIMFPIASEAGKIIAFTGRTLSTDDKAGPKYLNSPETAIYSKSRVLFNLDRAREHIRKFDYAILVEGQMDCISVFAAGFQNVIASSGTAFTESQVRLLARYSKRILVNFDPDTAGAAAAERSLGLLVAEDFRIKVLTLEPGYDPDLYIRKRGKDAYGAALKSAPDYFDYLMERARAQFRVQTSQGKVQAVNFLLPHLQRVHNNIQRDELAADMAQKLGIDSALLRQELKHSVNTRAGSIKTPAEPQVNEAEKIVVRVLSSREERELSVKIHDIFSAELLHQGLTCESLINALLASSTPDDPMNLELNEGDRRLLASILMNETQEELSPQLAEQALHALRRQRMERQQRTLKAQIAEAERKQDSATLARLMQEKLALDRSLSERK